A DNA window from Vigna angularis cultivar LongXiaoDou No.4 chromosome 1, ASM1680809v1, whole genome shotgun sequence contains the following coding sequences:
- the LOC128195185 gene encoding wall-associated receptor kinase-like 20, whose product MNDFSQENLIGTGGFGEVFKGTFDDGTVFSIKRAKFGSTKGIDQMRNEVRILCQVNHRSLVKLLGCCLELEHPLLIHEYVSNGTLFYYLHRHSCGTREPLKLYQRLKIAHQTAEGLSYQHQSKSEHKEKWGTASPCSIF is encoded by the coding sequence ATGAACGATTTCTCCCAAGAAAATTTGATTGGAACTGGTGGATTCGGTGAAGTGTTCAAGGGGACATTCGATGATGGAACCGTGTTTTCCATCAAGCGTGCGAAGTTTGGAAGCACCAAAGGCATTGATCAGATGCGAAACGAGGTTCGAATTCTGTGCCAAGTAAACCACAGAAGCTTGGTGAAACTCCTTGGTTGTTGCTTGGAACTTGAACACCCTTTGCTGATACACGAGTACGTTTCAAATGGGACCCTTTTTTATTACCTTCATCGCCATTCTTGTGGCACAAGGGAACCCCTGAAATTGTACCAAAGACTCAAAATTGCACACCAAACAGCCGAAGGGctttcatatcaacatcaaagTAAATCAGAACACAAAGAGAAATGGGGTACTGCATCACCTTGCAGCATATTCTGA
- the LOC128193477 gene encoding uncharacterized protein LOC128193477 produces MSDETEAIGTDSSSISEFDQFSLDVQVEPTLEDTCLELPQLPPYVELSKEQRRIVKNMVVRHIINSYKHLHGTYCQEFWMPLLARLVAQIDDDEEFIMMLQKHILEDHWIKEWHSAQGSHLLGFRKSVCLH; encoded by the exons ATGTCAGATGAAACTGAAGCAATTGGTACAGATTCATCATCTATTTCAGAGTTTGATCAGTTTTCTCTTGATGTTCAAGTTGAACCCACATTGGAAGATACCTGTCTGGAGTTACCACAGCTTCCACCTTATGTTGAACTATCCAAAGAAcagcgacgtatagtgaaaaacATGGTTGTTAGGCACATAATCAATTCATACAAACATTTACATGGAACATATTGTCAGGAGTTTTGGATGCCACTACTTGCTCGACTAGTTGCTCAG ATTGATGATGACGAAGAGTTTATTATGATGCTGCAAAAACACATCTTGGAAGACCACTGGATAAAG GAGTGGCATAGTGCACAAGGCTCCCACCTATTGGGGTTTAGGAAGAGTGTATGTTTGCATTAA
- the LOC108321035 gene encoding cell division control protein 2 homolog, giving the protein MEQYEKVEKIGEGTYGVVYKARDRVTNETIALKKIRLEQEDEGVPSTAIREISLLKEMQHRNIVRLQDVVHSEKRLYLVFEYLDLDLKKHMDSSPEFAKDLRQVKMFLYQILCGIAYCHSHRVLHRDLKPQNLLIDRSTNSLKLADFGLARAFGIPVRTFTHEVVTLWYRAPEILLGSPRYSTPVDIWSVGCIFAEMVNQRPLFPGDSEIDELFKIFRILGTPNEDTWPGVTSLPDFKSAFPKWQPKDLKTVVPNLDPAGLDLLSRMLHLDPSKRITGRSALEHEYFKDIKFVP; this is encoded by the exons ATGGAACAG TACGAGAAGGTTGAGAAGATAGGTGAAGGAACCTACGGCGTCGTTTATAAGGCTCGTGACCGCGTCACCAACGAGACCATCGCATTGAAGAAGATTCGCCTGGAGCAGGAGGATGAGGGGGTTCCCAGCACCGCCATTCGTGAGATTTCTCTCTTGAAAGAAATGCAGCACCGCAACATTGTTAG GTTGCAGGATGTAGTACACAGTGAGAAGCGTTTGTATCTGGTTTTTGAGTACCTTGACTTAGATCTAAAGAAGCACATGGATTCATCACCAGAATTTGCAAAAGACCTACGACAAGTAAAA ATGTTCCTTTACCAAATTCTCTGTGGGATTGCTTACTGTCATTCACATAGAGTTCTTCATAGAGATTTAAAACCACAGAATTTGTTGATAGATCGCAGCACTAATTCACTGAAGCTTGCAGATTTTGGACTGGCAAGGGCATTTGGAATTCCTGTTAGAACATTTACACATGAG GTAGTAACACTGTGGTACAGAGCTCCGGAAATTTTGCTTGGATCCCCTCGTTATTCTACACCAGTTGATATTTGGTCAGTGGGATGCATATTTGCAGAGATGGTAAATCAACGACCTCTCTTCCCTGGGGACTCTGAGATTgatgaattgtttaaaatattcaG AATCTTGGGTACACCAAATGAAGATACGTGGCCTGGAGTGACATCATTGCCTGATTTTAAATCAGCCTTTCCCAAGTGGCAGCCGAAG GACCTGAAAACTGTCGTTCCAAATCTTGATCCAGCTGGTCTTGATCTTCTTTCT CGCATGCTTCACTTGGATCCCAGCAAAAGAATTACTGGCAGGAGCGCTCTTGAGCATGAATACTTCAAAGACATTAAATTTGTCCCCTGA